The Novipirellula artificiosorum genome includes a window with the following:
- the purN gene encoding phosphoribosylglycinamide formyltransferase, with translation MLDRPLKIAVFLSGSGRTLANLIHRRDEFGLPIDIRLVISSRDDVRGVEIARDDGIDTRCVRKRDHRDPFEHSREMFDPCRNAGVDLVVMAGYLNHVLVPNDFENRVVNIHPSLLPAFGGEGMYGHRVHQAVIDRGVKVTGCTVHFVDNQYDNGPIIVQRVCPVLDEDTAETLAARVFEQECIALPEAIVKIHSEL, from the coding sequence ATGCTGGATCGCCCTCTGAAGATCGCGGTGTTTCTCAGCGGTAGCGGTCGGACGCTCGCGAATTTGATTCACCGTCGTGACGAATTTGGATTGCCGATTGATATTCGTTTGGTGATCAGCAGTCGCGACGATGTGCGAGGCGTCGAAATTGCCCGCGACGATGGAATCGACACGCGATGTGTCCGCAAACGCGATCACCGTGATCCGTTCGAGCATTCACGCGAAATGTTTGATCCTTGCCGCAATGCGGGTGTTGATTTGGTCGTGATGGCCGGTTACTTGAACCATGTTTTGGTGCCAAACGATTTTGAAAACCGAGTGGTCAACATCCATCCGTCCCTGTTGCCCGCTTTTGGGGGTGAGGGGATGTACGGTCACCGGGTTCACCAAGCGGTCATCGATCGAGGGGTAAAGGTAACCGGTTGTACCGTACATTTTGTCGACAACCAATACGATAACGGCCCGATCATTGTTCAGCGAGTTTGCCCGGTACTCGACGAGGATACGGCCGAGACGTTGGCCGCGCGAGTGTTCGAGCAAGAGTGCATCGCGTTACCCGAAGCGATTGTCAAGATCCACTCAGAGCTCTAG
- a CDS encoding beta-ribofuranosylaminobenzene 5'-phosphate synthase: MTNQQVRVITGARLHFGLLDTQPPYGGVGVMIDSPATEVVVRRSQRYRPCAKETERIDAIVRRFAAFANLKGLPPCEMQVLQRPDPHTGRGSGTQLSMAVAEALCLLFQVRCNREDLAFHVAARGKRSAVGIHGYFAGGLIFEESMETADLNPIRERVSVPHAWCVAMFRSRRTVPTVSGDLEQNQFNQLPPATSELRDELRCLASEQLTTAIQREDFASFTDAVHRYNRASGMLFESVQNGPYNGPAVTRLVDSLIDRGAKGVGQSSWGPTVFAWFETRQEAEYFVRTRSNAEHEEVQFAAPKNEPRTVHEGQR; this comes from the coding sequence ATGACGAACCAACAAGTTCGCGTGATCACTGGCGCGCGTTTGCATTTCGGTTTGCTCGACACACAACCTCCCTACGGAGGCGTCGGAGTGATGATCGATTCACCGGCGACTGAAGTGGTCGTTCGGCGTTCGCAGCGATATCGCCCCTGCGCAAAGGAAACCGAACGCATCGATGCGATCGTGCGCCGTTTTGCTGCCTTCGCCAACCTGAAGGGACTGCCACCCTGTGAAATGCAGGTTCTTCAGCGTCCCGATCCTCACACCGGTCGAGGCAGCGGAACGCAATTGTCGATGGCGGTCGCCGAAGCACTCTGCTTACTGTTTCAAGTTCGATGCAATCGCGAAGATTTGGCGTTCCATGTCGCCGCTCGCGGGAAACGATCGGCCGTCGGGATCCACGGTTACTTTGCCGGAGGGCTGATCTTCGAGGAATCGATGGAGACGGCAGATTTAAACCCGATTCGAGAACGGGTCTCGGTTCCGCACGCGTGGTGCGTCGCCATGTTTCGTTCGCGGCGAACTGTTCCGACGGTTAGCGGTGACTTGGAGCAGAACCAGTTTAACCAATTGCCACCTGCTACGTCGGAGCTTCGTGATGAACTTCGCTGCCTTGCATCCGAACAACTCACCACGGCCATCCAGCGAGAAGATTTCGCCTCGTTTACAGACGCCGTCCATCGATACAATCGAGCCAGCGGCATGTTGTTTGAATCGGTTCAGAACGGCCCCTACAATGGGCCCGCTGTGACTCGGTTGGTCGATTCCCTGATCGATCGCGGTGCCAAAGGGGTTGGCCAAAGCAGTTGGGGGCCAACGGTGTTTGCCTGGTTTGAAACACGACAGGAGGCCGAGTACTTCGTGCGGACACGAAGCAACGCGGAACACGAAGAGGTGCAGTTCGCTGCGCCGAAAAATGAACCGAGAACGGTTCATGAGGGACAACGCTAG
- a CDS encoding DUF447 domain-containing protein produces the protein MILESIVTTADQDNQVNLAPMGIDVSDALAIQDPIGQTMVLRPFRTSKTFSNLCHQRRAVVHVSDDVDLFARGAIHQERDQTTLQSLVHPVGDGLWALHDCHRWFAVEITSSNTLSTRASFECRVLQSEVIRPFFGFNRAKHATIEAAILATRIQLLPREEIECHMQRLKPLIEKTAGEHERNAFSRLADYIESHLAASTLRS, from the coding sequence ATGATTCTTGAGTCGATCGTGACGACGGCTGATCAAGACAACCAGGTCAATCTTGCGCCGATGGGAATCGACGTCTCGGACGCTTTGGCGATCCAGGATCCGATTGGCCAAACCATGGTGCTGCGTCCGTTCCGTACTTCAAAGACCTTTTCAAACCTCTGTCATCAACGGCGTGCCGTCGTGCATGTCAGCGACGATGTTGATCTGTTTGCCCGCGGTGCGATCCATCAGGAAAGGGATCAAACCACCCTCCAATCGTTGGTCCATCCGGTCGGTGACGGTTTGTGGGCACTGCATGATTGTCATCGTTGGTTTGCGGTCGAAATCACGTCATCGAACACGTTGTCGACGCGAGCTTCCTTCGAGTGTCGTGTGCTCCAAAGTGAAGTCATCCGCCCTTTCTTTGGGTTCAATCGGGCAAAACATGCCACCATCGAAGCGGCAATTCTGGCGACGCGTATCCAACTGCTTCCCAGAGAAGAAATCGAATGCCACATGCAGCGACTCAAACCACTTATCGAGAAAACGGCGGGTGAGCATGAAAGGAATGCGTTTTCACGATTGGCCGATTACATTGAATCCCACCTCGCCGCATCCACTTTGAGATCATGA
- a CDS encoding anthranilate synthase component II: MILLLDNYDSFVHNLARYFRCLRCETQVVRSDQVDVAGCRELNPVAIVISPGPGRPEDAGCSIDVVRELSHRIPMLGVCLGHQAIGVAFGGAVLRCGPVHGMKSTIHHHGTEIFDGCQSPTNVGRYHSLAIDPNRVPPELKVTAMTDDGVIMSIEHIHRPVFGVQFHPESILSDQGERIVQNFVQIAFRQDRKGRHDS; this comes from the coding sequence ATGATCTTACTTTTGGACAACTACGATTCCTTCGTCCACAATTTAGCTCGCTATTTTCGTTGTCTCCGTTGCGAGACCCAAGTGGTTCGCAGCGACCAAGTGGACGTGGCGGGATGTCGTGAATTGAATCCCGTTGCGATTGTGATTTCTCCTGGACCGGGTCGTCCCGAGGATGCGGGCTGCTCGATCGATGTTGTTCGCGAACTTTCGCACCGCATTCCGATGTTGGGGGTTTGTCTAGGCCACCAAGCAATCGGTGTCGCTTTTGGCGGGGCGGTGCTGCGGTGTGGTCCCGTGCATGGCATGAAATCAACCATTCACCATCATGGAACGGAGATTTTTGATGGTTGCCAATCGCCAACCAACGTGGGACGCTATCATTCACTGGCGATCGATCCGAACAGGGTTCCCCCGGAGTTAAAGGTGACGGCGATGACCGACGATGGAGTGATCATGTCGATCGAACACATCCATCGTCCGGTGTTCGGTGTCCAGTTTCATCCTGAATCGATTCTTTCCGACCAAGGGGAACGGATCGTGCAGAACTTTGTTCAAATCGCGTTTCGCCAAGACAGGAAGGGTCGACATGATTCTTGA
- a CDS encoding ExbD/TolR family protein: MKIRNRGEIEKSELNMTSMIDIVFLLLVFFVMTFKIVELEGDFSVRMPLGESSGVIDPTDLPLKLRLQADADGRLASMSLNEISLGTDFEQLQANVISLIGTSAPVEGDEGPEIEIDSDYNLRYENVIDAITAVSGRKDGNQVVKLIEKIKFAKPRR, from the coding sequence GTGAAAATTCGTAATCGTGGTGAGATCGAAAAAAGCGAATTGAACATGACCAGCATGATTGATATCGTCTTTCTGCTGCTCGTGTTTTTTGTGATGACGTTTAAGATTGTCGAACTTGAGGGTGATTTCAGTGTCCGCATGCCGCTTGGCGAAAGTAGTGGGGTGATCGATCCAACGGATTTGCCACTCAAACTTCGCTTGCAGGCGGATGCCGATGGTCGGCTGGCGTCGATGTCGCTCAACGAGATTAGCCTGGGCACCGATTTTGAACAGTTGCAAGCCAATGTGATTTCGTTGATCGGAACCTCGGCACCGGTCGAAGGTGACGAAGGCCCCGAAATTGAAATCGATAGCGACTATAATTTGCGGTACGAAAACGTCATCGATGCGATCACCGCCGTCAGCGGCAGGAAGGATGGAAATCAGGTGGTCAAGCTGATTGAGAAGATCAAGTTTGCCAAGCCTCGCCGTTAG
- a CDS encoding ExbD/TolR family protein, which produces MRVKSKKPDLAGGDLTPMIDMTFQLIAFFMVLINFAQTEANDRVVLPSSQLVKPPEAPLDYPIILHVAKDGEVTLGGDDFTVETLRIGLQRELSVIKAEGKTAADANVVIRAHRDTAMGDVQEVIRVAQDQNLVNFALRVKEDRS; this is translated from the coding sequence ATGCGTGTCAAATCGAAGAAGCCTGATTTGGCCGGTGGCGATCTGACGCCGATGATCGACATGACGTTCCAATTGATCGCATTCTTTATGGTGCTGATCAACTTCGCTCAAACGGAGGCGAATGATCGTGTCGTGTTGCCGAGTAGCCAATTGGTCAAACCACCCGAAGCTCCCTTGGATTACCCGATCATCTTGCATGTCGCCAAGGATGGCGAGGTCACCCTCGGTGGCGATGACTTTACGGTTGAAACGCTGCGGATTGGGCTGCAGCGTGAACTTTCGGTGATCAAGGCGGAAGGCAAAACCGCTGCCGATGCGAATGTCGTCATCCGAGCCCATCGCGACACGGCAATGGGGGATGTGCAAGAGGTGATCCGTGTTGCGCAAGACCAAAACTTGGTCAACTTTGCACTGCGTGTGAAGGAGGATCGATCGTGA
- a CDS encoding MotA/TolQ/ExbB proton channel family protein — protein sequence MFASCGSLLRRSALIDPTRRHSFRLIMMALIASLFVSVSAMAQDDAMEEFGVVDEPAAAVDAPLDDGAADAGAAADGAVPANVKKDENLLEWTINSLGYGYLFIFLALSITLVSLFVMNVLASRRDVLCPQELIENFEDKLNEKQFQEAYDMARADESVLGKVLSAGLAKLSRGYNKALEGMQEVGEEESMKLEHLLSYMALIGNLSPMIGLFGTVHGMISSFQKIALGGSTPNPSELAEGISLALFTTLLGLAIAIPAIAAYNVLRNRVSRLLLEVGVSSENLMSRFEDVQPQGAKK from the coding sequence ATCGCGTCGTTGTTCGTTTCCGTATCGGCAATGGCTCAGGATGACGCGATGGAGGAGTTCGGCGTCGTTGACGAGCCCGCGGCGGCGGTCGACGCACCGCTCGATGACGGTGCCGCCGATGCGGGGGCTGCGGCGGACGGTGCGGTGCCGGCCAATGTCAAGAAAGACGAGAACCTGCTTGAATGGACCATCAATTCGCTTGGCTACGGGTACTTGTTTATTTTCTTAGCCCTGTCCATCACGTTGGTTTCCTTGTTTGTGATGAATGTTTTGGCGTCCCGCCGCGATGTGCTCTGTCCGCAAGAATTGATTGAGAATTTTGAAGACAAGCTTAACGAGAAACAGTTCCAAGAAGCCTATGACATGGCGCGAGCGGACGAATCGGTGCTCGGCAAAGTGTTGTCGGCCGGGCTCGCCAAATTGTCGCGAGGCTACAACAAGGCGCTCGAGGGGATGCAGGAAGTGGGGGAAGAGGAAAGCATGAAGCTTGAACACTTGCTTTCCTACATGGCCTTGATCGGCAATCTCAGTCCTATGATCGGGCTGTTCGGAACGGTGCATGGAATGATCTCCTCGTTCCAAAAGATTGCTCTTGGCGGCTCGACCCCGAACCCCTCGGAATTAGCCGAAGGCATCTCCTTGGCGTTGTTCACCACGCTGCTTGGGTTGGCGATCGCGATTCCCGCAATTGCGGCCTACAACGTACTGAGGAACCGAGTCTCGCGATTGTTGTTGGAAGTCGGCGTGTCGAGCGAGAACTTGATGAGCCGGTTTGAGGACGTTCAGCCTCAAGGAGCCAAAAAATAG